From a single Glycine soja cultivar W05 chromosome 19, ASM419377v2, whole genome shotgun sequence genomic region:
- the LOC114398335 gene encoding developmental protein SEPALLATA 1-like isoform X1, whose product MGRGRVELKRIENKINRQVTFAKRRNGLLKKAYELSVLCDAEVALIIFSTRGKLYEFCSTNSMLKTLERYQKCSYGAVEVSKPGKELEQSSYREYLKLKARFESLQRTQRNLLGEDLGPLNTKDLEQLERQLDSSLKQVRSTKTQFMLDQLADLQNKEHMLVEANRSLTMKLEEINSRNQYRQTWEAGEQSMPYGTQNAHSQGFFQPLECNPTLQIGSDYRYIPEASEQQLAATTQAQQVNGFIPGWML is encoded by the exons atgggGAGGGGAAGAGTGGAACTGAAAAGGATAGAGAACAAGATAAACAGGCAGGTAACGTTTGCAAAGAGGAGAAATGGGCTTCTCAAGAAAGCCTATGAGCTTTCTGTTCTCTGTGATGCTGAGGTTGCCCTCATCATCTTCTCCACCCGTGGCAAGCTTTATGAATTCTGCAGCACCAACAG CATGCTCAAAACACTTGAAAGGTACCAAAAGTGCAGCTATGGTGCAGTGGAAGTCAGCAAACCTGGCAAAGAGCTTGAG CAGAGCAGCTACCGTGAGTACTTGAAGCTGAAAGCAAGATTTGAATCTCTTCAAAGGACCCAAAG GAACCTTCTTGGTGAAGACTTGGGCCCATTAAATACCAAAGATCTTGAGCAGCTTGAGCGCCAACTGGATTCATCTCTTAAGCAAGTGAGGTCAACAAAG ACTCAGTTCATGCTGGACCAGTTAGCTGATCTTCAGAATAAG GAGCATATGTTGGTGGAAGCAAACAGATCTTTGACCATGAAG CTGGAAGAAATCAATTCAAGAAACCAGTATAGGCAAACATGGGAAGCTGGTGAGCAAAGTATGCCATATGGAACCCAAAATGCTCACTCTCAAGGCTTCTTCCAGCCTTTGGAGTGCAACCCCACATTGCAGATAGG TTCTGACTACAGGTACATCCCTGAAGCCTCAGAGCAGCAGCTAGCTGCCACAACTCAAGCTCAACAAGTCAATGGATTTATTCCTGGATGGATGCTTTGA
- the LOC114398335 gene encoding developmental protein SEPALLATA 1-like isoform X2: MGRGRVELKRIENKINRQVTFAKRRNGLLKKAYELSVLCDAEVALIIFSTRGKLYEFCSTNSMLKTLERYQKCSYGAVEVSKPGKELESSYREYLKLKARFESLQRTQRNLLGEDLGPLNTKDLEQLERQLDSSLKQVRSTKTQFMLDQLADLQNKEHMLVEANRSLTMKLEEINSRNQYRQTWEAGEQSMPYGTQNAHSQGFFQPLECNPTLQIGSDYRYIPEASEQQLAATTQAQQVNGFIPGWML; this comes from the exons atgggGAGGGGAAGAGTGGAACTGAAAAGGATAGAGAACAAGATAAACAGGCAGGTAACGTTTGCAAAGAGGAGAAATGGGCTTCTCAAGAAAGCCTATGAGCTTTCTGTTCTCTGTGATGCTGAGGTTGCCCTCATCATCTTCTCCACCCGTGGCAAGCTTTATGAATTCTGCAGCACCAACAG CATGCTCAAAACACTTGAAAGGTACCAAAAGTGCAGCTATGGTGCAGTGGAAGTCAGCAAACCTGGCAAAGAGCTTGAG AGCAGCTACCGTGAGTACTTGAAGCTGAAAGCAAGATTTGAATCTCTTCAAAGGACCCAAAG GAACCTTCTTGGTGAAGACTTGGGCCCATTAAATACCAAAGATCTTGAGCAGCTTGAGCGCCAACTGGATTCATCTCTTAAGCAAGTGAGGTCAACAAAG ACTCAGTTCATGCTGGACCAGTTAGCTGATCTTCAGAATAAG GAGCATATGTTGGTGGAAGCAAACAGATCTTTGACCATGAAG CTGGAAGAAATCAATTCAAGAAACCAGTATAGGCAAACATGGGAAGCTGGTGAGCAAAGTATGCCATATGGAACCCAAAATGCTCACTCTCAAGGCTTCTTCCAGCCTTTGGAGTGCAACCCCACATTGCAGATAGG TTCTGACTACAGGTACATCCCTGAAGCCTCAGAGCAGCAGCTAGCTGCCACAACTCAAGCTCAACAAGTCAATGGATTTATTCCTGGATGGATGCTTTGA